Within Cystobacter ferrugineus, the genomic segment GGGCCTGTCCCAGACTCCCGAGTCCCCACTGCTTCTCGGACTGGTGAAACAGGATGCGGCCTCGGCCGCCGCCGCCCCGCCCTCCGCTCCAGCCAATGGTTGGGCTTCAATCCGGTCTTTCGCTCCGGCCCAGGCTCCCCGTCCGGTGGATGTCAACTCGGAGGAGTACCCGATCGCCCTGGGCAAACAGCTCACGGCGCTCATCGAGCGCGGCCAGGCGCGCGAGGCGCTCAAGCGCGTGCGCGAGGCCCAAGCGCGGGGGGTGCGCACGCTGGGCCTCAAGCTGATCGAGGGCTGGGCGTGCGAGGTCCAGCTCCCGCCGGACGTGAAGGGAGCCATCCGCGTGTATGAAGAAGCGTGCGAGGCGTTTCCCTCGCACTGGATGCCGAGGAACGCCCTGGGCGTGCTCCTGATGCGGCAGGGCCTGCGCCACGGGCCAGACTCCACCTACACGAAGGACGCCATCCAGGCGCTCGAGGAGGCCGTGCGGTGCGCTCCGCAGGAGGCCGAGCCGCGCTTCAACCTGGCGCAGGTCTACTTCCAGGCGGGGCGATCCGCCGAGGCCGCCACCGAGGCCCGGCGGCTCGTGGATGAAGTGAAGACCTCCGACCCCGTCATCCACGGGCATGCCTCGAAGTTGCTCGAGGTGCTCGAGCACAAGCTCAACAAAGACAAGACGAAGTAGAGTTGCGCCCCACGCTCCGAGTCAGCCTCAGAGTCGGGACGCGGCCATGGGGAGGGTCCGCAGGCGCTCGCGCTCCTCGGGGGAGAGTGGATCCTCCCCGCGCAGGAAGCGCTCCAGGTGACCCAGGGAGTCGACGCCGAAGAAGAGCTCCTCGCCCACGAGGACGGTGGGAACGCCGAAGCCCCCCAGCGCGAGCAACTCCTCGGTGTTGCGACGCACCTGCTCCTTCACGTCCGGCGTCCCCGCGGCGGCGAGCAACGCCTGGGCCTCCAGCCCCACCGAGCTCACGCAGGCACCCACGCGCTCGGGTTCCACGAGCCCTCCCCCACCCGCCCACGCCGCCGAGAACAGCGCGGAGACGAGCCGCTTGCGGGCGTCCGCCTCCCGCACCGCGGCCGTCACCCGGAGCGCGAACAACGGATTGAAGGGGTGCGCCGAGGGGAAGGCGAAGGGCACGCCGAGATCATGGGCGAGCCGGTGGGTGTGCTTGTAGATGTAGAACCGCTTGGCGGGCACCTCCGCGGGACCCATGGTTCCGAGGGCATTGAGCACGCCGGCGAAGAGCACCGGCACGACTTCCAACGCGCGGCCATGACGCTCGGCCAGGGCGGGAAGCTGCGTCCAGGCGAGGTACGCGTACGGCGAGACGTAGTCGAAGAAGAAGCGGAGGGGAGTGGGGCTCATGGACTCCGCATGCTATCCAAGAGCCGGAGGTGAGCCATGGCATCCGCGAAGGAGTTGGTCGGAAGTGTCCTGGGACGGTTGTTCTTTCATGACGCCACGGTGACCCGGGTGCGGGAGTTCTCGC encodes:
- a CDS encoding tetratricopeptide repeat protein → MQRLNKDPKDGEALLALAKVALLEGNDSRVTTLLQQATPHADKQELALVQGALMLKRQDWKKAREIYQPFATQEPIRYSGLFGLGVSLLELGQAKEARVVLERVVAHAPPDPSFHLELGRAYMLLSQPRSAVRQFVLSLRLDPKQDRAWFFLANMMGSRGKQRRADSMVILGLSQTPESPLLLGLVKQDAASAAAAPPSAPANGWASIRSFAPAQAPRPVDVNSEEYPIALGKQLTALIERGQAREALKRVREAQARGVRTLGLKLIEGWACEVQLPPDVKGAIRVYEEACEAFPSHWMPRNALGVLLMRQGLRHGPDSTYTKDAIQALEEAVRCAPQEAEPRFNLAQVYFQAGRSAEAATEARRLVDEVKTSDPVIHGHASKLLEVLEHKLNKDKTK
- a CDS encoding 2-hydroxychromene-2-carboxylate isomerase; its protein translation is MSPTPLRFFFDYVSPYAYLAWTQLPALAERHGRALEVVPVLFAGVLNALGTMGPAEVPAKRFYIYKHTHRLAHDLGVPFAFPSAHPFNPLFALRVTAAVREADARKRLVSALFSAAWAGGGGLVEPERVGACVSSVGLEAQALLAAAGTPDVKEQVRRNTEELLALGGFGVPTVLVGEELFFGVDSLGHLERFLRGEDPLSPEERERLRTLPMAASRL